One window of Branchiostoma lanceolatum isolate klBraLanc5 chromosome 6, klBraLanc5.hap2, whole genome shotgun sequence genomic DNA carries:
- the LOC136436532 gene encoding telomeric repeat-binding factor 2-interacting protein 1-like isoform X1, with protein sequence MAGPESSSVISHSNVLFQTQDGRPLTFYCIPGEVKTKIRPLVKHGGGKVTSRGPDENCIKLAAEGQLVRGEDTYSYRYILDCVEKNTLLPLEQYKMRGTRSTTVSSYKTSVTTSGKGCHCHQSDSTCAHREPFLKSEQIAILKYVAENSTSRKPVGGNKIWKEMELYKVTKHSWHAMRDHYLKQLKGKEHLFDLNDRLKYSRLQFRKAESQTTHDDDEDDDKDAPEDAAKPHGDDSNKNDSLNIDVFDSSDEEQKDLGNPAKDSVLTSCVTKDTSNSNVVQGSVEVSSASVGSAQEDSAPVGSAQVDSAPVGSAQEDSAPMGSAQVDSAPVGSAQVDSAPVVSAQEDSAPVGSAQEDSAPMGPAEVDSAPAVSAQVGPAQVDSATSSTTLRRSPLRRGKVAQVEGDRGRSPEKTVVGVGAQKSSPGAQSSVSASSDDVDTHLTVIASDVKREQVKEDYIPPVKRARLSPNDVKNGEEQDAQEEEHQQVNSEAVQDSQEPPTAEEPQEEQQELRAEDGMWGTEDKKDEEDDHLTTVLEGCVKVKNLMTEFNLSLVMATRALYYNCGDLGATRTFLRSSRKPDGISPPGWSADSDKEN encoded by the exons ATGGCGGGACCTGAGTCTTCATCTGTGATCAGCCACAGCAATGTGCTGTTCCAAACACAGGACGGACGTCCACTAACGTTTTACTGCATACCAGGAGAGGTTAAAACCAAGATAAGGCCTCTGGTCAAG CATGGAGGTGGAAAGGTAACCAGTAGAGGTCCAGATGAAAACTGTATCAA ACTGGCAGCAGAAGGGCAGTTAGTCAGAGGAGAGGACACTTATTCCTACAGATATATCCTGGACTGTGTGGAGAAGAATACCTTACTACCTTTAGAACAGTATAA AATGAGAGGCACGAGGTCTACTACAGTGTCATCCTACAAAACATCAGTGACAACCTCCGGAAAGGG CTGCCATTGCCACCAATCCGACAGTACATGTGCTCA TCGTGAGCCATTCCTGAAGAGCGAACAAATAGCGATACTAAAGTACGTGGCTGAAAACTCGACCTCAAGAAAACCGGTGGGAGGCAATAAGATATGGAAGGAGATGGAGCTGTATAAG GTGACCAAGCACTCTTGGCATGCCATGAGAGACCACTACCTGAAGCAACTAAAAGGCAAAGAGCACCTGTTTGATCTGAATGACAGATTGAAGTATTCTCGGCTTCAGTTTAGGAAGGCTGAAAGTCAGACCacgcatgatgatgatgaggatgacgaTAAAGATGCACCAGAGGATGCAGCGAAACCCCATGGTGATGATTCCAACAAAAATGACAGCCTTAACATAGATGTGTTTGATTCCTCTGATGAGGAGCAGAAGGATCTTGGTAACCCTGCAAAAGACTCAGTTCTTACTTCCTGTGTAACTAAAGACACTAGTAATTCCAATGTGGTACAGGGTTCTGTAGAAGTGAGTTCAGCATCAGTGGGTTCTGCACAAGAGGATTCTGCACCAGTGGGCTCTGCACAAGTGGATTCTGCACCAGTGGGTTCTGCACAAGAGGATTCTGCACCAATGGGTTCTGCACAAGTGGATTCTGCACCAGTGGGTTCTGCACAAGTGGATTCTGCACCAGTGGTCTCTGCACAAGAGGATTCTGCACCAGTGGGCTCTGCACAAGAGGATTCTGCACCAATGGGTCCTGCAGAAGTGGATTCTGCACCAGCGGTCTCTGCACAAGTGGGCCCTGCACAAGTGGATTCTGCCACTTCCAGCACAACTCTCAGAAGAAGCCCCCTGAGACGAGGAAAGGTCGCTCAGGTGGAAG GTGACCGTGGCAGAAGTCCAGAGAAGACAGTTGTGGGGGTTGGAGCACAGAAGTCGTCCCCTGGGGCCCAGAGTTCTGTGTCAGCCAGCAGTGATGATGTAGATACCCACCTGACAGTCATAGCATCTGATGTGAAGAGGGAACAG GTAAAAGAAGACTATATTCCACCAGTGAAGAGAGCCCGACTTAGTCCAAATGATGTCAAGAATGGGGAAGAGCAGGATGCACAGGAGGAGGAACATCAACAAGTAAACTCTGAAGCTGTGCAGGATAGCCAAGAACCACCAACTGCTGAAGAACCACAGGAGGAGCAGCAGGAACTTAGAGCTGAGGATG GAATGTGGGGAACTGAGGACAAGAaggatgaagaagatgatcatCTAACCACTGTCCTGGAAGGATGTGTAAAAGTCAAG AACTTAATGACAGAGTTTAACCTGTCTCTTGTGATGGCCACACGGGCACTGTACTATAACTGTGGGGATCTGGGCGCCACCAGAACATTCCTCCGCTCCAGCAGGAAACCTGACG gcATTTCTCCACCTGGATGGAGTGCTGACAGTGACAAGGAGAACTGA
- the LOC136436532 gene encoding telomeric repeat-binding factor 2-interacting protein 1-like isoform X3 — translation MTGSTSHCSWVSRKCCSREPFLKSEQIAILKYVAENSTSRKPVGGNKIWKEMELYKVTKHSWHAMRDHYLKQLKGKEHLFDLNDRLKYSRLQFRKAESQTTHDDDEDDDKDAPEDAAKPHGDDSNKNDSLNIDVFDSSDEEQKDLGNPAKDSVLTSCVTKDTSNSNVVQGSVEVSSASVGSAQEDSAPVGSAQVDSAPVGSAQEDSAPMGSAQVDSAPVGSAQVDSAPVVSAQEDSAPVGSAQEDSAPMGPAEVDSAPAVSAQVGPAQVDSATSSTTLRRSPLRRGKVAQVEGDRGRSPEKTVVGVGAQKSSPGAQSSVSASSDDVDTHLTVIASDVKREQVKEDYIPPVKRARLSPNDVKNGEEQDAQEEEHQQVNSEAVQDSQEPPTAEEPQEEQQELRAEDGMWGTEDKKDEEDDHLTTVLEGCVKVKNLMTEFNLSLVMATRALYYNCGDLGATRTFLRSSRKPDGISPPGWSADSDKEN, via the exons ATGACAGGTTCTACGTCACACTGCAGCTGGGTGTCGCGGAAGTGTTGCAG TCGTGAGCCATTCCTGAAGAGCGAACAAATAGCGATACTAAAGTACGTGGCTGAAAACTCGACCTCAAGAAAACCGGTGGGAGGCAATAAGATATGGAAGGAGATGGAGCTGTATAAG GTGACCAAGCACTCTTGGCATGCCATGAGAGACCACTACCTGAAGCAACTAAAAGGCAAAGAGCACCTGTTTGATCTGAATGACAGATTGAAGTATTCTCGGCTTCAGTTTAGGAAGGCTGAAAGTCAGACCacgcatgatgatgatgaggatgacgaTAAAGATGCACCAGAGGATGCAGCGAAACCCCATGGTGATGATTCCAACAAAAATGACAGCCTTAACATAGATGTGTTTGATTCCTCTGATGAGGAGCAGAAGGATCTTGGTAACCCTGCAAAAGACTCAGTTCTTACTTCCTGTGTAACTAAAGACACTAGTAATTCCAATGTGGTACAGGGTTCTGTAGAAGTGAGTTCAGCATCAGTGGGTTCTGCACAAGAGGATTCTGCACCAGTGGGCTCTGCACAAGTGGATTCTGCACCAGTGGGTTCTGCACAAGAGGATTCTGCACCAATGGGTTCTGCACAAGTGGATTCTGCACCAGTGGGTTCTGCACAAGTGGATTCTGCACCAGTGGTCTCTGCACAAGAGGATTCTGCACCAGTGGGCTCTGCACAAGAGGATTCTGCACCAATGGGTCCTGCAGAAGTGGATTCTGCACCAGCGGTCTCTGCACAAGTGGGCCCTGCACAAGTGGATTCTGCCACTTCCAGCACAACTCTCAGAAGAAGCCCCCTGAGACGAGGAAAGGTCGCTCAGGTGGAAG GTGACCGTGGCAGAAGTCCAGAGAAGACAGTTGTGGGGGTTGGAGCACAGAAGTCGTCCCCTGGGGCCCAGAGTTCTGTGTCAGCCAGCAGTGATGATGTAGATACCCACCTGACAGTCATAGCATCTGATGTGAAGAGGGAACAG GTAAAAGAAGACTATATTCCACCAGTGAAGAGAGCCCGACTTAGTCCAAATGATGTCAAGAATGGGGAAGAGCAGGATGCACAGGAGGAGGAACATCAACAAGTAAACTCTGAAGCTGTGCAGGATAGCCAAGAACCACCAACTGCTGAAGAACCACAGGAGGAGCAGCAGGAACTTAGAGCTGAGGATG GAATGTGGGGAACTGAGGACAAGAaggatgaagaagatgatcatCTAACCACTGTCCTGGAAGGATGTGTAAAAGTCAAG AACTTAATGACAGAGTTTAACCTGTCTCTTGTGATGGCCACACGGGCACTGTACTATAACTGTGGGGATCTGGGCGCCACCAGAACATTCCTCCGCTCCAGCAGGAAACCTGACG gcATTTCTCCACCTGGATGGAGTGCTGACAGTGACAAGGAGAACTGA
- the LOC136436532 gene encoding telomeric repeat-binding factor 2-interacting protein 1-like isoform X2, with translation MAGPESSSVISHSNVLFQTQDGRPLTFYCIPGEVKTKIRPLVKHGGGKVTSRGPDENCIKLAAEGQLVRGEDTYSYRYILDCVEKNTLLPLEQYKMRGTRSTTVSSYKTSVTTSGKGREPFLKSEQIAILKYVAENSTSRKPVGGNKIWKEMELYKVTKHSWHAMRDHYLKQLKGKEHLFDLNDRLKYSRLQFRKAESQTTHDDDEDDDKDAPEDAAKPHGDDSNKNDSLNIDVFDSSDEEQKDLGNPAKDSVLTSCVTKDTSNSNVVQGSVEVSSASVGSAQEDSAPVGSAQVDSAPVGSAQEDSAPMGSAQVDSAPVGSAQVDSAPVVSAQEDSAPVGSAQEDSAPMGPAEVDSAPAVSAQVGPAQVDSATSSTTLRRSPLRRGKVAQVEGDRGRSPEKTVVGVGAQKSSPGAQSSVSASSDDVDTHLTVIASDVKREQVKEDYIPPVKRARLSPNDVKNGEEQDAQEEEHQQVNSEAVQDSQEPPTAEEPQEEQQELRAEDGMWGTEDKKDEEDDHLTTVLEGCVKVKNLMTEFNLSLVMATRALYYNCGDLGATRTFLRSSRKPDGISPPGWSADSDKEN, from the exons ATGGCGGGACCTGAGTCTTCATCTGTGATCAGCCACAGCAATGTGCTGTTCCAAACACAGGACGGACGTCCACTAACGTTTTACTGCATACCAGGAGAGGTTAAAACCAAGATAAGGCCTCTGGTCAAG CATGGAGGTGGAAAGGTAACCAGTAGAGGTCCAGATGAAAACTGTATCAA ACTGGCAGCAGAAGGGCAGTTAGTCAGAGGAGAGGACACTTATTCCTACAGATATATCCTGGACTGTGTGGAGAAGAATACCTTACTACCTTTAGAACAGTATAA AATGAGAGGCACGAGGTCTACTACAGTGTCATCCTACAAAACATCAGTGACAACCTCCGGAAAGGG TCGTGAGCCATTCCTGAAGAGCGAACAAATAGCGATACTAAAGTACGTGGCTGAAAACTCGACCTCAAGAAAACCGGTGGGAGGCAATAAGATATGGAAGGAGATGGAGCTGTATAAG GTGACCAAGCACTCTTGGCATGCCATGAGAGACCACTACCTGAAGCAACTAAAAGGCAAAGAGCACCTGTTTGATCTGAATGACAGATTGAAGTATTCTCGGCTTCAGTTTAGGAAGGCTGAAAGTCAGACCacgcatgatgatgatgaggatgacgaTAAAGATGCACCAGAGGATGCAGCGAAACCCCATGGTGATGATTCCAACAAAAATGACAGCCTTAACATAGATGTGTTTGATTCCTCTGATGAGGAGCAGAAGGATCTTGGTAACCCTGCAAAAGACTCAGTTCTTACTTCCTGTGTAACTAAAGACACTAGTAATTCCAATGTGGTACAGGGTTCTGTAGAAGTGAGTTCAGCATCAGTGGGTTCTGCACAAGAGGATTCTGCACCAGTGGGCTCTGCACAAGTGGATTCTGCACCAGTGGGTTCTGCACAAGAGGATTCTGCACCAATGGGTTCTGCACAAGTGGATTCTGCACCAGTGGGTTCTGCACAAGTGGATTCTGCACCAGTGGTCTCTGCACAAGAGGATTCTGCACCAGTGGGCTCTGCACAAGAGGATTCTGCACCAATGGGTCCTGCAGAAGTGGATTCTGCACCAGCGGTCTCTGCACAAGTGGGCCCTGCACAAGTGGATTCTGCCACTTCCAGCACAACTCTCAGAAGAAGCCCCCTGAGACGAGGAAAGGTCGCTCAGGTGGAAG GTGACCGTGGCAGAAGTCCAGAGAAGACAGTTGTGGGGGTTGGAGCACAGAAGTCGTCCCCTGGGGCCCAGAGTTCTGTGTCAGCCAGCAGTGATGATGTAGATACCCACCTGACAGTCATAGCATCTGATGTGAAGAGGGAACAG GTAAAAGAAGACTATATTCCACCAGTGAAGAGAGCCCGACTTAGTCCAAATGATGTCAAGAATGGGGAAGAGCAGGATGCACAGGAGGAGGAACATCAACAAGTAAACTCTGAAGCTGTGCAGGATAGCCAAGAACCACCAACTGCTGAAGAACCACAGGAGGAGCAGCAGGAACTTAGAGCTGAGGATG GAATGTGGGGAACTGAGGACAAGAaggatgaagaagatgatcatCTAACCACTGTCCTGGAAGGATGTGTAAAAGTCAAG AACTTAATGACAGAGTTTAACCTGTCTCTTGTGATGGCCACACGGGCACTGTACTATAACTGTGGGGATCTGGGCGCCACCAGAACATTCCTCCGCTCCAGCAGGAAACCTGACG gcATTTCTCCACCTGGATGGAGTGCTGACAGTGACAAGGAGAACTGA